The nucleotide sequence CAAAGGCGCCGCCATTGCGTTCGTCGGGGCCCACTCGGGATGTGATCCATTGAACTCCGCTCGTGGGAACGGTCCAGACGAGACGGCTGCCTCCGATACTGCGGTCGTCGGCAGTTTTGGTTAGCGGTGCGATCCACGTCATTCCATTAATAAAGATAATGTCCCCCGTACAACCAATCTGGACAATAAGTGACGAAGAACTCTCTTCCTCCCTTTTATTGTTTTTGTGCATCCTCGCTTGCGGAGGCGTTGGATTAAATCAACGCTATCGCAGCTTTGGTCCACTTGGAAGCCTGTAATTGGATTTCTTCTGTGCATAATCAATGAAATGCCGCTGGGATTTGCCGTGGAATGGGTCACAAATTCCACCAAGAAATGATGGACATCAAAAGAATATATGTCGCCATCAATAAGGGCCAAGTACAGTACAATGCCACAAGAGTTTCTCAAAGGAATTTTTTGGACATCAACCCGAAGGAAGAATGAAAACTGAAAagcaaagggaaaaaaaatagaaCATTCTTCACCTATCAACAAAACGATATAGAAAAAGACAATTAAAAGAACAATTACATCTCAATCGGTCAAGAAAGGGCAATGGGTTTCGTAAGCTCTTTGCTAACTCTTACCTAGATTTCTTCGTGATAGTTGATGTCCGGAACTTGGCATCTTCGTAGACGAAGCTCCACCAGAGATATGCAAGAGGGATGTTGGTGGCATGCCACAGTGCATGGGAATCGACGTAACCCTTGTAAGGTGGAAAGTCGTACAGCTCCAGAAGAATAGCCATGGCACCACCAACGACAACCGCCCATATCTTGAAGCGCGATGGATGATGAGTTATCCCGGCCCAGACTGCCCAGAAGAGCACCTGAGCAATGCCCATGGTGATGCAAACTTTCACGTTAAGACCTGCAGAACAGGTAGTGCCAGTTTCAGGATATTCCCACCTAATAAATTCATGATGAACAAGCTGTCTATCAGATCTAGCAGTCAAAGTTATCAAGTCTCTGCATGGAAAACTAAAGTTTGCATCCCAATTTGCCGCAGAAGATTTCTGAAGAACCACTTGTAAGTAATGATAACAGGAATCACTTTGATACTGGCCATATTGCACCAAGGAACTTGACGATCTCAAAAAGcacaaaaattataaataattagagAAACAGGTTCTGGATGCCTACATGTACAAGGAAAAGTAGCAAACCATCTGCAGGAATCTCACAGGAATTTTCTCCATACGTCTACTATTGTTGTTATTGCAACTATAGAAGAGTATGAGTAACAGATGAGCACTCACCGTAGTCCAGTTCATAGAAGTTGAGATATAGGATATGTGTCGTCAGAAAGGCCAACAGGGGGGCAGCAACCATTACTCTTGAAGCCTCATTCTTCACATTAAATGTTCGCAGTACAGCCAGAATGAGGGAGAACCCAAGTAAAGCCACGGATGATGAATAATCCAGCTTCTCTGTCAAATCAAAACCTCTGCAGAAAAGATCAACCAAAAGCAGTCAACAACAAAACAATGATACAGGGATcctattattttgtttttatcaagACAATGGGGGGAAAACATGATACACATACCGAGTATGAAATATGGCACCCCAGAACCAGGCATTCATGGATAACAGCCCATATATATGCCACAAGCAAGTGAACTCATAGTATGTCTTCCCACTGTGGGGCCTAAGGGGGAGCTTGTAATATGCTAGAAGGAAAAAAGACAACCATCCATTAAACTGGACGACAAGAGTTAATGCAGAGAGGATAGCAGAAACAGGCTCCTGAAAAGAAACAGCATTCAACTTGTTACAGACAAGCcatgaaaaagacaaaaaaaagattTGTAACATCAGTTGCACTTTGATGGATGGAATTCAATTCAGCATTGAACGAACGACTCACCTGAAGCACAGAATATCGCTTAAAAGGCCATTTACCATGATACTTAACAGGTTTGAGACCAAGtgcctccctttctttttcttgttgcatCATACAAAAGTATTGACAGTCGCTCCTACAATTCCACTGTTTCCACTGAACATATAGTGGCTCTTGCATATACCACGGACTGTCAACAAGTACACCGTCAGACAGAAACTGGCAGTGCTGAATTGAGCTGGCTCCAACAGATCCTTTCTTTTCACATTGTTCGATACATTCTCTGAAATAAAGAAATGTCAAAAAGTCAAGAATCAAAATAGAATCTTATTTTCTCATATGTTTAATCAGAAAGTGATATCAGAAAAGACTACATCTAAAACATAAAAGGCAAAGAATCAAGTCCAAGCTCTTTCaacatttttaagcattcatATATGCAACCATGTGAAAACATAAAATGGTCAAAGATTTGAAGAAACTCAATAGATTAGGCACTATGCCAGTCAACGTCCATTGGCAATAGTAGGCCATTTTAACAGGAGATATGTTAATTTTGAACCCATTTGGCTCAGCTTCAAATGAATGCCTTGTTACCTAAAATGGAGCTTCCTGTGGATTTCAGTTGTTCATCATTGACACCCTGGATTTCTGGGGATGTGGGAGGGGCATTATTGCTGGCATCATGTCAGCATGAGATGTGCCAGCTGGCACAATAAGACGATATCTACATCTAGAATAACCTAAGCGAAAAGTATCATCAGCAACTACAAGGTGTATTCATGTCAATAACTAAAATTGCATCTCCGTAGGAACGATCTATTCACCTTATTGGGGACCAAGTAACTGATGATTAATGTCAAGAAACAAGACGCATAAGACTCTTTCAAAGGATCGTGCTTTCGATGATTTATACACCAACACCCAACAACTGATATCCATGGTTCTCCACAGAATTAGAACACAATTTTTTGGCATGGTTACAACATCGTTAGTATTATTTGTCAACCAATTTTCTAAAGTGGTTCCAGAGTTGGCATATCCTACTTTCTTGTTTAATATAATAACATTAACAAATAAAACTTGTTGGGAATTTGTTCTCCTCTGTGCATTATAGTCTCTCTGCTCCACCCAATTTGCCAACATTTTTCCCATTTTACCTAGGTACTATGTTAGTCCCCTTTATCAGCATTTATTTCTCAAACTAGTTTCATTAGTAATTAAAAAATCAATATTGCATTCATTTCTCAAAGACTTTAGTGTTGTCTTCTATGACAAAAACAACAGCATTGAGTACAATTTTCATATTCTGTTACTGCAATTGTTTTCATCATTTGTATCATTAGCATTATTATTGCCATTGTCCTTATCATCAAAGTAATCACTAGCAAAATCATGATTAAAGACTTTCTAGTAAGACCATCACATAAAATGTTAGATCTCATCAACTTAGTATCAAGTGATATGAACAGGAAAAGCCTACAAttcaaaagagaaaacaaaagggGACCTAGTGGATCATACTCTGCCAACATGGACTTTGAAGAGGGCCAATATACATAACCCTACCCTTGAAAGAAAAATGGGTATTTCCTCGGTCACCCAGATCACAGAGGAGAAAAATTATGGTAGCATCATATAATTCAAAACAAATGGTATGAATGAAAATTGAACAAGCTTGGTGCTAATTGACTTTTTCTTGTAAAAGTTTTTGAACCATGGTTTGATCCTTTTTACCTTTTGAAGTTTAATTAGAGATCAGGTTTAATAACTACGCAGCTAAATAATGTCAAGTCCAAAAAAATCCCATTACTTCCTTTTCGTAAATAAGGGCTTATGGCGATTGACCTATCATTTTATGTGATATTGTCTTTCTTCCCCTCTTTCCCAACCCTGAGCCTCATTGTGAATTGTGCCATTACCAACTTGATGAAGGTTCCCTGATGACCATTTTCATCATGTGGTCATGGACTCTTAGTCAGCTTCCACCATCTCGAGAAGTGTTTTCACCCAAGGAACTTCTAGACTAACTCCAAAAATAATGTCCATCGTTAGTTATTAGTTGcaccacttttgactcaaaagtacttcaaatatatttttctttagctTTCTTAGAAGCAACAAAAGAATATGATAATATTCTGCAATAAGTGCCTAAAGGAGACAAGTTGCACAACCTAAACTCAATTAGACACAGTTGAATTAATGCTAGTCAAATTCAATACTAATGAGATTAGGCTGCATCATCAGCTGGAAATTGCATCCAATCCTTTCCAAGGTATATTGGGCTACAAAGCAGCTCTGAATAAAACCTTAATGGTTAACTATTAGGTAGCAGCACTGTCTAAATTGTTTCAGTAGAAGTGAATTATCTTTGACATCATTCAGAGagcaaattaatattaaaataaggcAGTATACAATCAATTCAAACTAACAATACAAGAAAAGATGTTTAGCAAAGCAAGATATTATTGAAACATATAGCTTATTCAGCAATTTCTTTCCACGCTAATACAAAAACTGTGGTCATATGCTACACGTGCATAAAGCAGTTTGCAGCTTTTTATTTCTTATATATCTCTTTTGTTGACTAATTAGTAAATAAGATCTAAATTCATAGTGATTGCCCATGCCAGTTTTGGTGACCCACACTAGAGAAGCGTACGCCCAAAAAATAACAATAACTGTATGAATAATATTCTTTTCCTGCTCAGATGTGCAGTACATGGATAAAGGTTCATTTCCTTCATATAGAAATGTCATGGCAGTCTTCTATTAAAATTTTAGATCAACATGAAGCCAACCAACAGGACCCATATCTCGAGTGACATCAAGTTTTTGTGACTCAGGGCAACACAATGCCAATCTCCGACCCTGCGCTGCTACCAATGAACTAATTAGTGTTGCTCAGCCAATTATCCTATACCTCCTATACCTTCCAGGGAAAAAAAAACAAGTCTTGAATGGAATTAGGAAAAActactatttttttcttttagactTCTCCAATAGGGCCACTAAGAGATAGATGATCCTTAAAAAGACAACATTAATATTTCCAATATTAGAGCAGGAATAGCAAAACCTTTTACAGCCCTGATCACTACATGCTTTGGAATTAAATGTTGAATTTGTTTCTGGAGTAGAACGTTCATCTTTCCAGTAGATCCAACCAAGAACTTCATTACGGTTGTTAGAGAGTCTCTGACCAACACTGCTTATCAACGATACAGGCTCTACGGGCCGACAAGCTAAAGATAAGCAGACACCAAGAACAACTAACATACAATCGAAGCTCAAAATCTTTTAAAACCTGAAAGCGCTAATAGTCAATTTtcttaaccaaaaaaaaaaacccttttatTTTTTCCAAATTTCCCAATTACCGGCCCAAATTAAACAATAACCTCACCAATGCTGCGGACAAACACAACATCTACCAAACCATTTTCAATTAGGGAGACAAACCCACCTGTAAAGCGGATCAGCGTCGCCCTCGCTGGCATCAATAGCTCCAAAGATCCATCCGATTGAAACAATCACCAGAAGCCAACTGCGATCCATTTCCCAGCTCGAACCGGCACGCGATTCAACTGAATGATCGTTACACGAGGAGCAAGAACACCATGATCGGACGAAAAAGAACTCCTATCGAAGATCTCGTCTCCGGAGAACTGCTCGAAGGAGGAAGCGGAGAGACTCAGGAGGAACCAAGAGGCTTCGAATGGCTGTCCTCCCCACCACCTCCTCCTATCACTCTTTATCGTCCGTCGACGCACTCTACGCTGCTGCGAACTCAGGAGGGTGACGTGTGCATCCCGTTGTGGGCCTTACCGTTTAGTGATTGCCGAAGGGGTAGCGGAGAGGCTTCTGGGTCGAATTTGTTAGTACCGAATTATTATAATCCGGCGCAAAACCACGAGCGAACGCGTGGGGAGTACTGTCTTAGTCTACGTCCCCTACCCTAGTTCCCAACATCGCTTCCCTACCAGCTTAGTGAATGGAGGAGCCACTGGGGCCCGGTGGCAAAAGATATTTTAAAGACGACGCGACGTTAAAGAGTATTGGCCCATGGATTTCTGCATTAATTACCAGTGAACCACCCCGGAACTCCGGGGCTAAGCGCGGTGGGCCTGTCCAAAATAGTCATAATGCCCAGAAGCCACACCACGTGGACCGGCTCGCGGGGCCATAGGATTGGCCTATTGGGTCCCACTATAAGAATCGGATTCCATGTCTGAACCGGACAAGTtgtgcaattatatatatatatatatatatatatatatatatatatatatatatatattcgaaaatAATAGTCGATGCATAAATAATGATTCGGGTTTTTTGGGGTTAATATGACTGTTGACATGATCGATATAGCATCACTATAGGTgccaatttttttctctcttagtCATTTTCGTATATCTATATCAAATTAATTGGGCATGTCATCACTAGTTTTCGTGGCAAATTAAAAACATGGAGTCACATGCAAAATACATGCTCACGCGAATCAATACAGTGTGAGGTGAAAGTTACGATGCATGTCTAAGACATCTTAATTTAATGCTCAGCAATGTTAAGGCTTCCTATCAATCTTATCGATGTAATTGCTATGGAATAGTGCCAAACAAAAGGTGAGTGTTTTCCATTAATATGCATAATATTAAGTCGAATAGAGTTAAAAATTATTGTAGCTATTTTTTTCTCAATTGATTACTAGCACAATGATATTTGAAGCTGCAAATCATATcactatattttaaatattaatattttttttaaggatTTTTTAATATAAGTTTTAATTAGAgtaatttattgataaaaatcataaattttgaGATTGATAGTgtttaattttgaaaaaaaatattatgagtgACAAAGATATCATCTAGTTTaactgataaaaataataataataatactattatCATAATGACATAACATATATGTGATGAAACTTATATTTAAGAAGGAGAAAGATGAAATCTTTTATTTTAGAGTGCTATGAATATCCATCTTGaaataaaataagataaaaaatatttctttaaatcAAACCAACGATTCAAATTATATTGGATGGAGTTGTTGTAGCTTTCATAAAATGCATAATTTGTATTTTATTGGATTCTATCGATCGTAAAGTCACTAT is from Musa acuminata AAA Group cultivar baxijiao chromosome BXJ3-8, Cavendish_Baxijiao_AAA, whole genome shotgun sequence and encodes:
- the LOC103993207 gene encoding uncharacterized protein LOC103993207; translation: MDRSWLLVIVSIGWIFGAIDASEGDADPLYRECIEQCEKKGSVGASSIQHCQFLSDGVLVDSPWYMQEPLYVQWKQWNCRSDCQYFCMMQQEKEREALGLKPVKYHGKWPFKRYSVLQEPVSAILSALTLVVQFNGWLSFFLLAYYKLPLRPHSGKTYYEFTCLWHIYGLLSMNAWFWGAIFHTRGFDLTEKLDYSSSVALLGFSLILAVLRTFNVKNEASRVMVAAPLLAFLTTHILYLNFYELDYGLNVKVCITMGIAQVLFWAVWAGITHHPSRFKIWAVVVGGAMAILLELYDFPPYKGYVDSHALWHATNIPLAYLWWSFVYEDAKFRTSTITKKSR